Within Chloroherpetonaceae bacterium, the genomic segment TTCGCTTGAGAATTATGTTCTGCAACCAAACGAATATGCGGTCATTGCGCCTGACCGTGCTACAGTGCGCGATAGCACGCGTCTGGTTCGGTTTTTCACTTACTTACAGCGCGACCGCACCGCCAAGCTCTTTACATCGGTGCGTTCCAGTCCAACCAGCCGCACCAACCTCTCTGAATTTGGTCTCCGCAGCGACGGCGACCTTGTCGCACTTTACGACCACACAGGCTTTTTAGTGGATTCAGTGCGCTACTCGCCACGCTGGCATCATCCATTTTTCTCCTCTACGCGTGGGCTTTCGCTGGAACGCATTAGTCCTAACGCAGAAAGCAATGATGCGCGCAACTGGACCACTTCTACGAACCGCGAGTTTGGTGGCACACCCGCTCGGCAAAATAGTGTCTTTGCACCACCTCCTGACCTCTCTGGCAGCACTTCTACGCTGGCACTTTCGCCAAATCCTTTTTCACCTGACGGCGATGGACGTGATGACTTTCTGGTGATTCGCTATCAACTTCAGAGTGCAGTTAATCGAATTCGCATTAAGATTTTTGATGCCAGAGGCAGATTGGTGCGCACCTTAGCAAATAGCGAACCTTCTGGTGCACAGGGTGAAATTATTTGGGACGGCTTGGACGATAACCGTCAGCCCCTTCGTATCGGCATTTACATCATCTACCTCGAAGCGCTGGACGCCAATTCTGCCCTTATTGAAACGCTGCGTCAAACTACTGTTTTAGCAAAACCAATGCAGTAAGAACTGCTGCAGCGTCTATGCTTAACAGTGCATCAACTTTCTCTCCACTTTTCAACTTTCACTCCTTGCTTCTTTATACGTATCAATTTGTGCGCGCTGCAAGGTGCCGCTAAAATCCACATAAATTGTTTTTGTTTCGCTGAAAAAGTCATAGACTTGCCAGCCACCTTCACGATGTCCGTTGCCTGTTTGCTTCACGCCACCAAAGGGCAAATGCGCCTCTGCCCCAATTGTGGGTGCATTGATGTAAGTAATGCCCGCTTCAAAATCACGCATCGCTTGGAAAGCTAAATTGATATTTTTCGTGTAAAGCGATGAAGAAAGTCCGTAGCGCACGCTGTTTAAAATCTGCACGGCTTCTTCAAAAGTCTTAAATTTTATTACGGAGAGCACAGGTCCAAAAATTTCTTCTTGTGCAATGCGATAATCCCATTGCACATTTGTAAAGATTGTTGGTTCAATGAAGTAACCATTCTCCAAGCCATTTCCTGTTGCGCGTTTGCCGCCAATTACGCACGTGGCTCCTTCTTTTTTGCCAATTTCAATGTAGTTCAGAATGCGCTTCATCTGCGCTTCGTTGATGACAGGTCCGATGTCAACGCCTTCATCGTTACCGTAACCCAGTTTCAGTTTTTCGACGCGCTTGACGAGCATTTCGACAAATTTGTCGTGAATTTTCTCGTGTAGCAGTAATCGGCTGGTTGCGGTGCAACGCTGTCCTGTCGTGCCAAAGGCGCCCCACACCACGCCCTCAAGCGCTAACTTCAAGTCTGCGTCATCCATTAGGATCACGGCATTTTTCCCGCCCATTTCAAGCGAGACGCGCTTGTGCTGTTTTGCACAGTTTTGCGCCACGATTGCGCCAGTTTGCGTCGAGCCTGTAAAAGAAATGAGGTTGATGTTGGGGTCATCGACAACCGCCTTGCCGACTTCATCGCCACCGTGCACCAGATTAATCACACCTTCTGGCACGCCCGCTTCAATTAAGATTTCGACAAGCGTGTGGGCGGTTTTGGGCGTCTCCATTGCTGGCTTAAAGACAACGGTATTTCCGCACAGCAAGGCTGGAAAAATTTTCCAAGTTGGAATAGCCAGCGGAAAGTTCCAAGGCGTAATACACCCAGCGACGCCTACGGGCTGGCGTATGGTCATTGCAAACTTATTTGGCAGTTCTGAGGGCACGGTATAACCAAATAGCCTTCGTCCCTCTGCTGCAGCGTAGTAAGCCGTATCAATTCCTTCTTGCACATCGCCTTTGGTTTCGGTAAGGATTTTGCCCATCTCGCGTGTCATCTCGCGAGCAATTTCTTCTTTGCGCGCCTCTAAAATCATTCCTGCTTTGCGGATAATATCGCCGCGCTTGGGCGCGGGCACCAGTCGCCAACACTTGTAGGCTTCACGTGCGGCTTCAGCCGCGGCTTGCACATCGCTTTTTGCCGATTGTGGAAATTTGCCAATGCGGTCTTTGATATGAGCCGGATTGACTTTGACGAATGTCTTGCCCGATGCCGCAGGCTGCCACTTGCCGCCGATATAGTTGTGGTAAATCATTGCTTGCTCCATTTTCAGAAACGGTAATATGCCAAATATAACGCTTGCATCAACTTCTCTCCTCTCCAAAGGATAGCCCCTCAGAGCACCTTGAATGCGAAAAATTTTTCGCCAAATTTTAACTTGGACAGCCTTTGTCCTAGGTCTCTCTTTAACTTCAAGCGCAAGTTCTATGACAACATCAAACGCACAACATGTTCGTCAGCAGCGTTCTCGTCCGCCGCTCATGCGTATGCACCATATCGTTTCGGCACTGCAAGAAGGCAGGTATCCGAATTGCGCGTCGCTGGCAAAGCAGTTAGAGGTTAGCCCAAAGACGATTCAGCGCGACATTGAGTATATGATATACCAGCTGGGTGCCCCGATTGGATACGACAGTTCGCGCAAAGGTTACTATTTCACGGAGCCAAACTGGTTTTTGCCTCAGGTATTTCTCAGAGAGTCGGAGCGCTCGGCGATGGCAATTGCAGAGAAAATCTTGGAGCAGTATAGCGGACTGCCCGCCTACGACGATGTCAAGGCAGCGTTTGAGAAGTTTTTCAAACAGTTGCCTCAAGATGATGCAGCCCTGCGCACGGAAAATGCTTTGTTCTCGTTTGAACCGCCCCCAAGTTCAAGCGTAGAAAAAGCCATTTTCCGCACCGTGCAGGCAGCTGCCTCTATGCAAAGGAAAATCAAGATGCGCTACCATACGGCATATAGCAACACGCTGAGCGAGCGCATCGTGCATCCATATCACTTTCACCAATCGGAAGGGATATGGTATCTCATCGCATACTGCGAACTGCGTCAGCAAGTGCTCACCTTTGCCATGAACCGCATTCAGGATGCCGTGCAACTTGATGAGGCTTTTGTGAGAGACGACAGCTTTGACCTTCAGCAGTTTCTGGCAACGGCGTTTTTGATGTTTAAGGGTGATCGGTGTTATACGGTTCGGATTCGCTTTTCCCCTTACCAAGCGCGGTGGATTCGGGAGCGAGTTTGGCATGCGACGCAGCGCTTGGAAGATGAGCCTGACGGCTCGCTGGTGCTCTCGTTTAAGGTGGAAAATCTCCATGCAGCGCGTCTTTGGGTTATGAAATACGGCGCGGAAGCCGAAGTGCTGGAGCCTGAAGCGCTACGCGACCTCATTCGCCAAGAAATTAGCAAAATGATTGAGCTGTATAGCCGAAAATCTTAGCCATAAACAAGGGGGCAAGAATTATGAAGCAAGGCGCAAGCTACATATATTTGCAAGTCGCAATGCCACACTTACCGTTTAGAGAGTCAAAAAAGGTGTAACTTTTGCTGAGTGTTTGACCAATGAGAATTCTTGCAACGCTAAACATTGAAACCAATGCCCTACGCCAATATCTCTGCCAGTCTCTCCGATGCGGATGTGCGTGCGATTCGTGAGGCGCTTGAGAGCATCAGAGCCAAACTTCCGTTCCTTGTTACGCTTACACCTAAGGAGCGGCGCAGCCTTGTCAAGATGGGCGAAAAGAGCGTTCCATTTGTGCAGCAATGCTTGCAAGCGGTGAAGGACAACCCCTCGCTGATGCCGCCCACATTCAATGTGCGCGAATTTGAAGCCGATGTCAATTTGGCTTCCACGCTGCTCCCGATTTTGCTAGCCGTGCAAGACCTTGCTGCCAAAATTGACGATACGCTTTTAGCTGTTGGCAGCGAGGCGATGCGCCAGAGCAATGATGTCTATGCGCAGGTGAAACTGAATGCACGCCGCAATCCCGCGATGAAAGCGACAGCCGAACAACTCGCCACCCGCTTTAAGGCTATTGGTGAGGGTCGGCGCAAGAAGTCGGCATCCAAGTCTTAGGGTGCGCTGTGTTTCCCCGTCGTGCTCTCCTTTATGAGGCTCAGGGGGAGATGCTCCACCCTCCAAGCGTGATGAATCGTGTTCTGAGGTAGATTCCTCTCCCTTCAAAGGAGATTCATCTTCTGCCGAAGGCAATTCATTAGGTTTGGCGACAGAGGTATCTGGCTTAGAGGGAGCTTTATCTGGCTTGTAGGTCGATTTATCCAGTTTGCCGAGAGATGCATCTTGCTTAGTAGGAGATACATCACGCTCAGAGGTAGATGCATTTGGAGTATTAGGAGAATTTGTACCAAAAAAGTCTATACCGTTGAATGAACTAATGGTAATTTAGAACTACAAAATTAAAGTATGCTTGACACGCTACTCCAAATTGGACGGATATTCCGAGAAGAAAAGCGGCTGTATCATCATCGATACATCAAGCCTGCGCCTGTGCCTGACAAGAAGAATC encodes:
- a CDS encoding aldehyde dehydrogenase family protein encodes the protein MIYHNYIGGKWQPAASGKTFVKVNPAHIKDRIGKFPQSAKSDVQAAAEAAREAYKCWRLVPAPKRGDIIRKAGMILEARKEEIAREMTREMGKILTETKGDVQEGIDTAYYAAAEGRRLFGYTVPSELPNKFAMTIRQPVGVAGCITPWNFPLAIPTWKIFPALLCGNTVVFKPAMETPKTAHTLVEILIEAGVPEGVINLVHGGDEVGKAVVDDPNINLISFTGSTQTGAIVAQNCAKQHKRVSLEMGGKNAVILMDDADLKLALEGVVWGAFGTTGQRCTATSRLLLHEKIHDKFVEMLVKRVEKLKLGYGNDEGVDIGPVINEAQMKRILNYIEIGKKEGATCVIGGKRATGNGLENGYFIEPTIFTNVQWDYRIAQEEIFGPVLSVIKFKTFEEAVQILNSVRYGLSSSLYTKNINLAFQAMRDFEAGITYINAPTIGAEAHLPFGGVKQTGNGHREGGWQVYDFFSETKTIYVDFSGTLQRAQIDTYKEARSES
- a CDS encoding transcriptional regulator, coding for MTTSNAQHVRQQRSRPPLMRMHHIVSALQEGRYPNCASLAKQLEVSPKTIQRDIEYMIYQLGAPIGYDSSRKGYYFTEPNWFLPQVFLRESERSAMAIAEKILEQYSGLPAYDDVKAAFEKFFKQLPQDDAALRTENALFSFEPPPSSSVEKAIFRTVQAAASMQRKIKMRYHTAYSNTLSERIVHPYHFHQSEGIWYLIAYCELRQQVLTFAMNRIQDAVQLDEAFVRDDSFDLQQFLATAFLMFKGDRCYTVRIRFSPYQARWIRERVWHATQRLEDEPDGSLVLSFKVENLHAARLWVMKYGAEAEVLEPEALRDLIRQEISKMIELYSRKS